One stretch of Streptomyces sp. A2-16 DNA includes these proteins:
- the pepN gene encoding aminopeptidase N encodes MSVLTRDEAQTRAKLLDVHRYTIALDLTTGDETFESRTVVRFTARAEADTFVELKPAELREATLDGRPLDPETLEENRLPLKGLTAGEHELRIDAVMRYSRTGEGMHRFTDPTDGETYVYTQLFMDDVQRVFAAFDQPDLKAVFDLSVKAPAGWSVLANGITTDQGDGHWQAATTPLISTYLVAVAAGPWHSVRTEHRGLPFGIHCRRSLAPYLDPDADEIFEITRQCYDRYHEKFEEPYPFDSYDQAFVPEFNAGAMENPGLVTFRDEFVYRSAVTDTERQTRAMVIAHEMAHMWFGDLVTLRWWDDIWLNESFAEYMGYQTLTEATRFTDTWVDFGVMRKGWGYDADQRPSTHPVAPEAVEDTASALLNFDGISYAKGASALRQLVHWLGEKDFLAGINTHFTRHRFANATLADFIDSLASATERDVHAWADTWLRTTGVDTLRPAVTRGEEGTYTLQVEHQGSRPHRIAVGLYDQDVTDEGRHLVLRHRLDLDIPQTEPLPIGKRPTLLLLNDGDLTYAKVRFDHESAKAVTESLSGLPSPLTRAVVWNALRDAVRDGELAPTAYLEAARAHLPYETDLALVQGVLAFASTYVADRYVTPEQRPAALTTLSSLCRDLIRRTEDGDNPGLRLIAVRHCIDVAAHPDTIAAWLADGTVPGGPELDPELRWRVLARLAVLGATDEAAIAAELARDPSAAGQEGAARCRAALPTEDAKAAAWEAMFTRDDLSNYLFIATAQGFWQPEQSDLVRQYVPRYYEDAVALAARRGPAIADAAGRWAFPAHAIDEDNQALGQACLRDADPIPSLRRKLIDQLDDLGRALRVRQA; translated from the coding sequence ATGTCCGTACTGACGCGCGACGAAGCGCAGACCCGTGCCAAGCTCCTCGACGTTCACCGCTACACCATCGCGCTCGACCTCACCACCGGCGACGAGACCTTCGAGTCCCGGACGGTCGTACGGTTCACCGCGCGCGCCGAGGCGGACACCTTTGTCGAGCTCAAGCCGGCCGAGCTGCGGGAGGCCACCCTCGACGGCCGCCCCCTCGACCCGGAGACCCTCGAGGAGAACCGGCTGCCCCTCAAGGGCCTGACCGCCGGCGAGCACGAACTGCGCATCGACGCCGTCATGCGGTACTCCCGCACCGGCGAGGGCATGCACCGCTTCACCGACCCCACCGACGGCGAGACCTACGTCTACACCCAGCTGTTCATGGACGACGTCCAGCGCGTCTTCGCCGCGTTCGACCAGCCCGACCTCAAGGCCGTCTTCGACCTGTCGGTCAAGGCCCCCGCAGGCTGGAGCGTCCTCGCCAACGGCATCACCACCGACCAGGGCGACGGCCACTGGCAGGCCGCCACCACCCCCCTGATCTCCACCTACCTCGTCGCCGTGGCCGCCGGCCCCTGGCACTCCGTGCGCACCGAACACCGCGGCCTGCCCTTCGGCATCCACTGCCGCCGTTCGCTCGCCCCCTACCTGGACCCGGACGCCGACGAGATCTTCGAGATCACCAGGCAGTGCTACGACCGTTACCACGAGAAGTTCGAGGAGCCCTACCCCTTCGACTCCTACGACCAGGCGTTCGTCCCCGAGTTCAACGCCGGCGCCATGGAGAACCCCGGCCTCGTCACCTTCCGCGACGAGTTCGTCTACCGCTCCGCCGTCACCGACACCGAGCGCCAGACCCGCGCCATGGTCATCGCCCACGAGATGGCCCACATGTGGTTCGGGGACCTCGTCACCCTGCGCTGGTGGGACGACATCTGGCTCAACGAGTCCTTCGCCGAGTACATGGGCTACCAGACCCTCACCGAGGCCACCCGTTTCACCGACACCTGGGTCGACTTCGGCGTCATGCGCAAGGGCTGGGGATACGACGCCGACCAGCGCCCCTCCACCCACCCCGTCGCCCCCGAGGCCGTCGAGGACACCGCGTCGGCCCTGCTGAACTTCGACGGCATCTCCTACGCCAAGGGCGCCTCCGCGCTGCGCCAACTGGTGCACTGGCTCGGCGAGAAGGACTTCCTCGCCGGCATCAACACCCACTTCACCCGCCACCGGTTCGCCAACGCCACCCTCGCCGACTTCATCGACTCCCTCGCCTCCGCCACCGAACGCGACGTCCACGCCTGGGCCGACACCTGGCTGCGGACCACCGGTGTCGACACCCTGCGGCCCGCCGTCACCCGGGGCGAGGAAGGCACGTACACCCTCCAGGTCGAGCACCAGGGCAGCCGCCCGCACCGCATCGCCGTCGGCCTCTACGACCAGGACGTCACCGACGAGGGCCGCCACCTCGTCCTGCGCCACCGCCTCGACCTCGACATCCCCCAGACCGAGCCGCTGCCCATCGGCAAGCGCCCCACCCTCCTGCTCCTCAACGACGGCGACCTCACCTACGCCAAGGTCCGCTTCGACCACGAGTCCGCCAAGGCGGTCACCGAGAGCCTCTCCGGCCTGCCCTCGCCCCTGACCCGCGCGGTCGTCTGGAACGCCCTGCGCGACGCCGTCCGCGACGGCGAACTGGCCCCCACCGCCTACCTCGAGGCCGCCCGCGCCCACCTCCCGTACGAGACCGACCTCGCTCTCGTCCAGGGCGTCCTCGCCTTCGCCTCCACCTACGTCGCCGACCGCTACGTCACCCCCGAACAGCGCCCCGCCGCCCTCACCACCCTCTCCTCCCTCTGCCGCGACCTCATCCGCCGCACCGAGGACGGCGACAACCCCGGCCTGCGCCTGATCGCCGTCCGGCACTGCATCGACGTCGCCGCCCACCCCGACACCATCGCCGCCTGGCTCGCCGACGGCACCGTCCCCGGCGGCCCCGAACTCGACCCCGAACTGCGCTGGCGGGTCCTCGCCCGCCTCGCCGTCCTCGGCGCCACCGACGAGGCCGCCATCGCCGCCGAACTGGCCCGCGACCCCTCCGCCGCCGGCCAGGAAGGCGCCGCCCGCTGTCGCGCCGCACTCCCCACCGAGGACGCCAAGGCGGCGGCCTGGGAGGCGATGTTCACCCGCGACGACCTCTCCAACTACCTGTTCATCGCCACCGCCCAGGGTTTCTGGCAGCCCGAACAGAGCGATCTCGTACGGCAGTACGTGCCCCGCTACTACGAGGACGCCGTCGCCCTCGCCGCCCGCCGCGGCCCCGCGATCGCCGACGCCGCCGGCCGCTGGGCGTTCCCCGCCCACGCCATCGACGAGGACAACCAGGCCCTCGGCCAGGCCTGCCTGCGCGACGCCGACCCCATCCCCTCCCTGCGCCGCAAGCTGATCGACCAACTCGACGACCTGGGGCGGGCCTTGCGGGTGAGGCAGGCCTAG
- a CDS encoding response regulator, whose translation MPSDAKILIVDDHEDTLYALESALAPLGYRLARATSGDEALKQVLRGQVGLLLLDVRMPGVSGLDVVRYMRRLEQTQHIPVVLLTGFGPDHELTSAAFALGVADLVMKPIDPWALRTKVRYLFDAHRRHLALEHEVRELRALVKDRTEDKGHDEGQGHGEGKTYDEAKTYDEDAGHDENAGRGGAEAAARHALPHPDARVPLQRAEGAHTGELEQDRT comes from the coding sequence ATGCCTTCGGATGCCAAGATCCTCATCGTCGACGACCACGAGGACACGCTCTACGCCCTGGAGAGCGCCCTGGCCCCGCTGGGCTACCGGCTCGCCCGCGCCACCAGCGGCGACGAGGCCCTCAAGCAGGTGCTCCGCGGCCAGGTCGGCCTCCTGCTCCTCGACGTACGCATGCCTGGCGTCAGCGGCCTCGACGTGGTCCGCTACATGCGGCGCCTGGAGCAGACCCAGCACATACCCGTCGTTCTGCTCACCGGCTTCGGCCCCGACCACGAACTGACCTCCGCCGCCTTCGCCCTCGGTGTCGCCGACCTCGTGATGAAACCCATCGACCCCTGGGCCCTGCGCACCAAGGTCCGCTACCTCTTCGACGCCCACCGCCGCCACCTCGCCCTCGAACACGAGGTGCGGGAGCTGCGGGCCCTCGTCAAGGACCGCACCGAGGACAAGGGGCACGATGAGGGCCAGGGCCACGGCGAGGGCAAGACCTACGACGAGGCCAAGACCTACGACGAGGACGCCGGCCACGACGAGAACGCGGGCCGCGGTGGCGCGGAGGCCGCCGCCCGCCACGCCCTGCCCCATCCGGACGCCCGCGTTCCGCTGCAGCGCGCCGAAGGGGCGCACACCGGGGAGCTCGAACAGGACCGGACATAA
- a CDS encoding chorismate mutase: MTTSNNGTGDVDPAVREELARLRDSIDNIDAAVVHMLAERFKATQQVGHLKARHQLPPADPAREARQIERLRTLAENAKLDPAFAEKFLNFIIAEVIRHHERIAEDTVNGATPLAD, translated from the coding sequence ATGACCACCAGCAACAACGGAACCGGTGACGTCGACCCCGCCGTCCGCGAGGAGCTCGCCCGGCTGCGCGACAGCATCGACAACATCGACGCGGCCGTCGTCCACATGCTCGCCGAGCGCTTCAAGGCCACCCAGCAGGTCGGCCACCTCAAGGCCCGCCACCAGCTGCCGCCCGCCGACCCGGCCCGCGAGGCCCGCCAGATCGAGCGGCTGCGCACCCTCGCCGAGAACGCCAAACTCGACCCGGCCTTCGCTGAGAAGTTCCTGAATTTCATCATCGCCGAGGTGATCAGACACCACGAGCGCATCGCCGAGGACACCGTCAACGGCGCCACCCCGCTGGCCGATTGA
- a CDS encoding AraC family transcriptional regulator: MYHTWMRFLTPSPVHHRLGLVCLGVGLQYGPLPTVGPRTLDSHVAVVISTGTGWYETPDGRRTTVTAPSLLWLTPGIPHHYAPDPGTGWDEGFVGFTGPATATYTELGYIEPDRPVVPLSDATGPRAVIARIARAARRDNPLLEVETGAAVHELLVALRRARADLAPDGDLVLKALARDACLPLSVADHAGRHGMTLAELRTAVRRGAGCSPKDYLLGIRLGRAKELLAATDLPVAAIARRVGYDDPAYFSRLFTRRVGMAPVRFRAQESRTVPGGWSNRIPDPDDPPRI; encoded by the coding sequence ATGTACCACACCTGGATGCGGTTCCTCACGCCCAGCCCCGTCCATCACCGCCTGGGGCTGGTCTGCCTCGGCGTCGGACTCCAGTACGGCCCCCTGCCCACCGTCGGTCCCCGCACCCTCGACAGCCACGTCGCCGTCGTCATCAGCACCGGCACCGGGTGGTACGAGACCCCCGACGGCCGGCGCACGACCGTCACCGCGCCCTCGCTGCTGTGGCTCACCCCCGGCATCCCGCACCACTACGCGCCCGACCCGGGGACCGGCTGGGACGAGGGGTTCGTCGGCTTCACCGGGCCCGCCACCGCCACCTACACCGAGCTCGGCTACATCGAACCCGACCGCCCCGTCGTGCCCCTGTCCGACGCCACCGGCCCGCGCGCGGTGATCGCCCGCATCGCCCGGGCCGCCCGCCGCGACAACCCCCTCCTGGAGGTGGAGACCGGCGCCGCCGTCCACGAACTCCTGGTCGCCCTGCGCCGCGCCCGCGCCGACCTCGCCCCCGACGGCGACCTCGTCCTCAAGGCGCTCGCCCGTGACGCCTGTCTGCCGCTGTCCGTCGCCGACCACGCTGGCCGGCACGGCATGACCCTGGCCGAACTGCGCACCGCCGTGCGGCGCGGCGCCGGGTGCAGCCCCAAGGACTACCTCCTCGGCATCCGCCTGGGCCGCGCCAAGGAACTCCTCGCCGCCACCGACCTGCCCGTCGCCGCGATCGCCCGCCGCGTCGGCTACGACGACCCCGCCTACTTCTCCCGGCTCTTCACCCGCCGCGTCGGCATGGCCCCCGTCCGCTTCCGCGCCCAGGAGAGCCGCACCGTCCCCGGCGGCTGGAGCAACCGGATCCCGGACCCGGACGACCCGCCGAGGATTTGA